Below is a genomic region from Phoenix dactylifera cultivar Barhee BC4 unplaced genomic scaffold, palm_55x_up_171113_PBpolish2nd_filt_p 000528F, whole genome shotgun sequence.
tctttcctctcgaggcgccttttgaagggcaaactcgtgagggcaccagtctccccccgtcagcgctggacgcgcgggccggagcgcccaaagcggacaatacctcgggaggaacgtggtcctctttctctgctagcttaatgtgggctatgttgttgcgcgaggctccggccaaagcgccgtccccgcaacagatggcgcgccaGGTAAGGGCGCCTCCTCCCTCCATTGACTACCCTTCAGGACTGTGGGGGCCCCCGGCGTTAAAAACCGGCAaggaaccttcccgctggggggctatgttgtggggaggggaggaggccttgaatttagtcccacatcggctagtaacGGAAAGGTTCCATGCCTTcaatggggggtggaaatcctttcctctcgaggcgccttttgacgggcaaacccgtgagggcaccagtctccccccgtcaacgtggtcctctttctctgctagcttaatgtgggctatgttGTTGCGCGAGGCTCTGGCCAAAGCGCCGTCCCCGCaacaagttctttttttttttctgataaatTGGAGGAGGAAGTCATGCTTCCCCCATTTATGAATCATAACAAGCGGACATCGTCCTGATCACGTATGAATCAGTGATGGCTACTCTTAAAGACGAGTTCCAAAGCAATCACCAACAATTTCAGTAATTTTTGGTAAAAACGGTCGATAACAACTATCTATCGTTGCTCATCCAACGTTCTGAAACAATTATTTTACCAATCAAGTAGCATAAATATTTGCAACAAGTTCAATAACTGATCATTAATGCCAAACTGAAAATCTCAAATTCATGTAAATGTTTCACTCAGGTTGGGAGCACAATGATAGCTAGATCTTAGTGCAGGTTTCACCTGTACAGGATACTTCTGCAACACGAGGTGATTTTGCAGACGCTAATAGGAGCTTAAAAACTATAGAAATTGTTATTCACTCGAACTATAGAAAATTTCTACGACTTGGACTGTAGAGAAAAAAGAGTGGGAAGTGACATCTTGTCAACCTCTCCCtcaaaaagttcaaaaaaaaaaaaaaatcttgtcaTCAGCTTCTCTGGCCACACACTAGATCTTACAGCATGAGTTTCCGGATTTATTGCATGTAAATTGTAGCATTGGCAATCTTGGGAATTTGCAGTGCACATGTTCTTTGCTTGGAAGCCCAGCTCTTCGTCAACACGGCGAGCATTTTTTGAGGCTGAGATCTGAACCGAAGACCCCAACAACACAAGAAAGGCTATGTGGAGACGCTTCCTTCACCTTGCCATTTTTTTCTACGGTTTGTCCTCCGTCGTCTTTGAAAGAGCCCCTGGGTCCTTGAATCAGTCTCCCATGCCTCGCTTTCACATGGCATCCTTTTCCTAAAGCAAATGTGGTGGAATAGAGGCCGCAAGCGAATGAAGTACAAGTCTTTGCCATTAAAAACGCAGGAAAGATTATTCCCATAGTCAAAAGTGAAGCACTATGGCtctctaataattatttttttctttcccttcaaaATCAGCACGGTTTCCAATTTCTAGCCTAGATTAGTTCCAAGATTCGCTAAAACTGTTCGTCTGATTTGATCTTGGTCTATCACTTGGCCTGAGACACTGGGAGGAAAAGAGTGAAATTGTCcccaaataaataaactctgtATTAGTTTGCTATCTACCCAAATAAAAAGTAGGAATTAATGCGGACATATATGTTTCAATACAGACACATGCAAGAAAGCTTGATCTAGTCCTCCATTTTCTTTCTTGTATTGATCAGTGGCAAGGGAAAAAACATGCAAGAATATTATTAATGTTGTTAggattattattaaataaacttATGGCCCCTTCTCTTGTTGGAgtggggtggtggtgcttcCACAAATATTAATGTTGTTAGGAAGATCTCTTAGCCACGTTCAAATGGTCCTTCGCATGTAAGGCAAAACAGATAAAAAGATTAACATGTCAACACGCGATTGGAGCTTGCTGTTGAATCCTTCCCTTATACCATACGTTTGAAGATCCTGCGAATCTAAATCTAACAACCAGGAGcacggaagaaaaaaaaaagaagcaaccgAAGTCTAGTCGCATGAACCATCCTTTTTAATTCACCCTTCTGCCCTCACCCGCCCCCACCAACATCCCAACTGTTCTCTCCACAAACACCTACAAAAGCCCAAAGTCACTCTCCCACCCCCAAGTCAATCTCCATTTGTAATTCACTTTAGAGAGGAAAGCTAGCCACGCCAAATGGCcaaactcctcctcctcctcctcctcctgaccaccaccaccaccaccaccttgtTGGCCGAACAACCGTATAGCTTCATCCAAAGCCAAAAAACAGCCCCAAAACCCCGCCACGAGAAGCTCACCCACCTGCACTTCTTCTGGCATGACGTATTAAACGGTCCCAATCCGACCGCCGTGCCGGTGGCGCAGGCTGCAACAACGAGCACATCAAGCAGCTCCTTCGGCCTGGTGAACGTGATCGACGACCCGCTGACGGAAGGCCCAGAGATGGCATCCAAGCTCGTCGGCCGGGCGCAGGGACTCTACGCGTCGGCCGCGCAGGAGGGTTTAGGCCTGCTGATGGCCATGAACTTCGCTTTCATGGATGGCAAGTACAACGGCAGCACGATCACCATTCTCGGCCGCAACGAGGTGTTCACGGCGGTGAGGGAGATGCCGGTGATCGGCGGCAGCGGGCTCTTCCGCCTGGCCCGCGGCTACGTCCAGGCCAAGACCCACAATTTGGACATGAAGTCCGGGAATGCGGTGGTTGAGTACAATTGCTTTGTCTTCCATTATTGAGCTTATCTGATGTGCATCCActtttcctcctttcttccAGTATTCTGGGTCCGCTTGTGTCGGGCGGTAGCCCCACACCTTTTTATTAGCACGCTATTGTCACTTAGGCGGCTAGCCTAAGATTATTCCCCTTTCGAATAAGAAAAGTACGTAGAACTGTGGTTGTGAATTGTCGGTTGGTTGATAAATCTTAAAATTAACCTGGTGCtgatctaaattattaggtggtTGAGGCAGAAATCGCCTATTTAATCTAGAACGTTCTAGTGTTCTCATCCGCACGTGCCATCGCATCTTATTCCGGGTCTCTCATTTGTGCGAGCCTAAAATACGACACCAACCACCAACCTTGTTCGTCCTCCGCTCCACTTTCAGAACCAGTGATGATTAAATTATAGAAAGGTAGCCAGGATCCAGGAAAAGAGAGCTTACCTAATAGTCATCTTGGTACACCATCTGCAACTGCATCGAGCGTCGAGATTGTAACTTGTAAGCCAACCTCCTCACCcaaatcatttgatttttcacgGGAACGTTGACTAAGAAGCTGGTCTGTTCGCTCTGAAAAAGTGATATATCTGAATTGATaattatttggttggagtttgaTGCCTGAAATTGTCGGGATCATTTCATCGTACCTCCAACTTGCCTGGGAGAGATATCAGACTAATAAGACATCCAGCCAGGGCCGGAAGAACATTGCTACCGTTGAAACACGCCGGAATATTAATGGCCCAGATGATCTCGTTCAGACCTGTCGTTGACCTTTCTATTTTGTTCCCACCGACAACCACGACGGCTGGAAGCCTGGCAGAGCATCAGAGTGGGGAAATCTCTTGTACAAAATAACAATGAAGCTATCGCTAACGTCCACAAGCACCTTGAGGGAATTCAAAATCACATAGCATTCACAGAACAGATGCAATTCAAAATCACATAGCATTCACAGACCAGATGGAATTCAAAATCACATAGCATTCATAGAACAGATGCAATTCAAAATCACATAACATTCACAGACCAAATGGAATTCAAAATCACATAGCATTTCACAGAACAGAAGCGAACTGAAAATGGTGCCGCAAAACTACTGGCGATAAGGCTTTCAAAACCAGCAATCAGTTTACTGTTTACTGGTGCGGAGTTGGAGTTGAAAACTGGGATCACTCAAATAAAGAATGCCGTTTAATTACATAAGCATGCTGCCAGAAGAGAGACCATACAGGCAATACTTCATCACCGGTCCAAATTGCGAATATCTCGTAGGATTCCCAATCCCAAAAAGCATCTTTCCATCTGAATTGGAGGACTGTGGAGTAATGTCTGGAGGAACAAATATATCTGCTTGCAAATATACAAAGCCAACAAATGCTCCTATAGATAAGGCGGATTATAAGACAGCAGAAAACAAGAATGAAGGGCCCAAGACAGAACCTGTCCATCAACGAGGCCCACAACCTTGAATCACGGCAACAAATCCTTCAGACTATGGTAAAACAACAAAACATGCACTGCAACATAAAAGATTGACTGCACCAGCAAAGCTCTACAACCAAGGTCCTATTCAAAATCTTCAGTGTCCGCTCATCATTGAAGATAAAAGACATGATCATCAAAAATGTAGGTAGGTGGAATAGTACAACCATGTAACTAACAAAAATCAGTTCACACTCAATTATTCAAAAGCAAACATGATGCAGTTTGGAGCATAATAAGAACTTTAAGAGGTTTCACATTAGAGGACACTGCAACATAACTCTGAACAACTCTTTTATGACCCGGATGACTTCAACATGGGCATTTCAACCTCAGTACCTGTGGGCTAGCTTCTCCTTCTCCAGATAATACTGAACATAACTGCATGTGCAGATAACTTTTTAGATAAGGATTTTAGTGCACCAATAAAAAAGCTGTCATTAATCAGCTCAAGACTTCATTACAGTGGAAAAAACACCTTTCTGGAACAGAATGAATAAATTCTTAtttcaagaaaggaaaaatgaagacTGAAATTGAATACAGGCAACCTGACACTAATATCGAGCTAGTATATGTTAATAATAACATTTTAAAATAAACAAGAATTATCAAGTTCAGCTTTCTTTCTTCATATGATCTGCAAAAACCATATAAATAAGCTgctgaaagaaagaaatattgcAGCAAATATGGGAAGACAAAGCATGACATCTGCAGAACACCCATGTTTCCAGTCTTAGCTCTTGCATCAGGTTACAGTGCCCTTGGGGCGGTTGTGATTAAAAGCGACTTTACATGGAGCATTAATAGTTTCTATAACTATCTCACTTCCTCCAATATCCATATCGCATAGACACAGTCGTTTTTATCTGCTGGACACGATTTTTTGTGGAAGAAACTTGCCCTTGGTGTAGTCTACTCCAGCTTGATTCTCTCCTTACTGTTTCTCAGAAAGGGGTGGAACTCAAAGCCAGGGCATTATTCAGAATTTAACACAAAAAGGAGGAGGTTGAAATAAATATATATCGATGGGACCACAgccaaaactttcaaccctcAACCTAATATCCATGAAGTTACAGTTACCTCCAAAAAACCACCCTAGTATAAAAAGATGGTGCTAGATATGATTTCAACAGGCACATGATGAAACTCTCCAGGCTAATGCATGCACTCCCAATAGAAGTCACATCACCCTACTCAAAAGGCAATTCTCCACATAAAGCACCCATTCAATGTTTACACAATCAAAAAGAAATCACGAATAAAATGCTCAGTTGAACATTTTTTTTGCAGGCAGTTACAACTGATCATCCACAGCCCTCTGATCACCATCTTCTCACATCCTACCAAAAACCAAGCAAAGAAGTTCTTTCACATGCAATCTTAAAACATATCAGTAATTCCATTTTACAACTTCTAAAGACCATCACCACTTAACATCAGCATcgccgtcgtcgtcgtcgtcgtcgtcatcatcaacaacaacaacaaatccTCCACAATACTGTCCATCAGTTTGATTGTTGTTCAAATCATATGATTCACAATCCAAATCTTGCAATCCAGATTAAAATGGCCCTAAAACAATCTGGATCTTCTCCTTGATTGGAATCAGCTAGGATGACAGGTCCAGAACCATAGCATGGATAATAGGGCCCTTTCAATCATAAGATCCAACTTGATCTGGCTATTTACATGTTAAATCATGCAGACTttcatttttataatttatttgacTATATGGATTTCAAAATTACGTATCATCCGTAAGTCTTAGCTCTTGAGTAGTAAAATCAAAAGGCATATTGTTCAAGATCATAGAGTTGAAAAAAATgcaaattttcatatttttgcaaccatattttaaattttttgtccTTTTTCCTAAAACACTTGAGCTAATAGGATAATTAAATTAATAGGTAATGTACAACTACCAAACACAATatttatttcattagaaaagcTAAGAATGAATTTATGATGGTGGAAACTACACTTCTTATATGTATGGCTTTTCATTCCCCATTCATCTACTCTGTATTTGACTCATATTGTCACATCTCTTTTATATTTAgtcttaaaatataaaaaacaaaCTCATCATATGCAATCCAACCCATGAGTCGATCCAATCTAACCCACTTTATGATTTATGACTCGTTATGACCTCACAGTTGTCAAGAGGCCAAGGCACCATTAGGACAATGGAACACCCATGTCACCCAAGGCACTAGACACCAAATACATCTCACCTTGAGAAAGTTCAAAAAAATGCAttagaaataaaaattatttgtatAAAAAAAACGTTATCAAAAGCAATACAAACATCATCAGATTAACTATTCAAGTCCCAACATCCTCTTCACGATCACTTTAAACATCAAATGTCATGTTCGACATCTTTCAAGATATGGTATCAAAGTACCACTTCTGATAATATGTTTTTAAACAAAAGTGAGCAAAAATAAACTACTCGACATCCTGAAGTAGCTTCAGGATTCAAACATGACAGCAAAATACCACTTCCAAAAACATGGTTGATGTTTCTAGACCACACATAACACAAAAAAGTAAATCAGTGAACATCTGCAAATAGCCCTTTATTAATAAGGACTCTAATAGACCAAAATAACCCAGAAAATAAAGCTAACAAAACTCTAAAAAATAAGCAAAGGAGGGATAGAAAGAATAATGATCGACATTGGAGAGGAGTAGCCTCAAAGCCTCTCATTTTGTCTTGAACATTGGCTTATATGTAGCCTCAGCAAACTTGCCATGCTTCTGACCATGAAGGCACTCTAGGGTTTCCTCACATCACTTAAGTGCTTAGGTGAGTGCCTGAAGCATTTTCCATCACCACCTTCTGAAACGTCTTACTAAACACGTTAGGTACAAAAATAGCAAGAAAGAAATAACTTGGGTCGTCTTGCTCCCAACCTTACTTGCTACCAAAGCATCTACTAAAGAAtatataaatgaaaaaaaataatataaatgaaaagaaaacaatACAAATATGCACCATGTATCCAGCAAAATTTGTACTTTCAATACCTATCATCaccattaatttattttttttccatataAAACTTATAAAAAGAATCCACGTGTATGACAAACAAAGGTGCCCACAACCTACTAAAAATATTCATAGTATCATATAACAGCTGCAGTATGCAAGTGATCAAAGGACTACATAGTGCATATATGATATGCTAGTAACATATGCAGGTACATCTACAGTTACCATttgttaaatatttaaaaataaatataatatattaagtacaataaaaaataataatgaaagtatttttttatggaTGGATAATAGCAATACTAGTAACAACTAACAACTTAGTGCTTATCACTTAGTATCGAACATCAATAGCAATAACTATAACTTAATCAACATTTTAGCACGATCAATACCCGTACCAGGCTTACCATAAACTGATATCAAAGCTATCATCAGCAAGTATCCGCTTCACCTACATGGGCCCATATAAGAGTGGACTATATATGTAGCTCCAGAATGCTAGGTGAGCTCACATATGTCTAATACGATATTAAACAGCCAACATATGCTAAATTGTCTATCTTTTTGGTTCATATGCCATATAACTGCATAGTGTACCATATAAAGGCAATGCGGTGCAGTCAAGGGACCGGATAAGCATATGGGCCATTTTAAAACACTGAAATTTATATCCTATAAAACATGGTCTTTATGATGAGGCTACAAAAGATATTGTTAAACAATAAATCCACATTAGGAATCATAGATATTTTAAATCACATATCATATCTGCATCAAAAATGTATCAAATAACAATGCACATCGGATACTTCTCAAATACATGTTGGATACTCATGTTAAGTATCCAATTTTTCAAATATAGAAAAAGACTATGAATACTTGTCAGATTCGCTCAATATATTTCTCTTCCTCTTACAAGATAGCATATCTTCCTTAATGGAAATGGTGGCCAACTATTAATTTTGTCTAATGTGAACTGTAAGTTTTAGATGTCTATTCGTTGGTCTCTAACTCATTAAAAAATTTAAGTGATATTTGAATTCGAAACACAAATATCCCAACTCCAACCCCCGACAAGAAGATAAAAAAGCATGAATACATCTTGACACAAACTCTTGACCACTGAGTCACAAAGCACACACTACAACTAATACTCAAGGATTATTATTAGCATCTCGACAATCAAGGTGATTCAAAATTAGCCTTTCAACCTATCTGCATAAAATGCTTTTATATCAACGCACCTTATCCACTCAAGTATTCTACTAGAACAagaattttagaaaaataaaaataatgtcaAACATATCAATGATGCAAAAGGAAGCACCATATTTTAGATATCTTTTTTCATTTTCCATTTATATTCCTATTATCAATCATATTTTAACTATTCCTTTCCAACTGCTGCCTCGACATAATGCCAAAAGCTTTTGCAATCAGATAGACAAAAGTTGAACAAAGAACTCATCAATCATGGTTTCTTGGCTTTGTGACGGTATCTAAACATTTagttttatccaaaaaaacagTTTATGATATAATTCGTGCAACCTTGCCATGTCTGAGATTTCTGCAGCTTCATTAGGTAGAAATGTTTTTTCCCCCAAAATCTCAACAAGAATGTCAACCTAAATATTCAGCAATGAAACAGGACCAACAACCATATCTCATATCTGAACGCGAGAGGATAATGTACACATTGTTCGACCCAGCTTCATTATCAGAAATGATCTTTCCATCCTTCAGGAGAGTTCCAAACATCGGCAACTTTCAAGAATAGAAAGCAAATTCTCTAATCCTTAATCAACCCAATTTTAAGCCCCGGCAACCATTTATTTCTCATTCTCTAAGTATTCCAGAGCACTAACacacaaatataacatcacGCGCCTTTCAAAACATATCGAAAGCCCCCATGGCAGGagattctgtttttttttttcgcggATCAACGGATCAACATTGAGGTGATCTGGAAAGAAAATTCTTATACAGCTCAAAACCAAGAAACAACACGATCGAGAACAACGTCAAAACATCCCAAATATCGATCAATCCGttctttaaaaacaaaaaattcccaAAACAGGCACAGATACACAGAAATCTGAAGCGCTCGAATCTATAAAATACGTAGATGAAAACAAAACAGAAAAGCAAATACGAAACCGATCGATTTTGTGGTTAAACAAAAAGAGATCTCTGTCGACGCCACCAAAAACTAGTCTCGAGAAATCAGTCATCGGATAAAGAAACAAATCAGCGAttaatgacaaaaaaaaaaagaagaagagggagaaagagagggcATACGTGTAGGTGCCGACGACGGGAGAGAGTAAGAGGGTGGCGCTGAGCCAGTTCTCGGAAACCTTTTGGTGGATCTTTCCGGGGAGATCCTTCCACAGCCCCGACATCACCTTCTGCTGGAACGGCGACAGCGCGTACACCACCGCCTTCATCCGCACAGGCGTCTTCCccatccctttctctctctttctctccctctctttcctcgaTCCAAAGACCTCTCTTGCTTGCCGAGAGTCCGAGCCCTATCGCCGCCCCTCTATACTTCCGGGAGGACTTCTCTGGAACCAGCGTTTGGCACGTGCTATGCACGTGACCATTAGATGATCGTCAATTGCTGACTTGTAAATCTCAAGtttcatcaaagaaaaaaaaaaaatcttttggaaGTTCTTAGGGGATGGCTGTAATCAAATGGTTTCAATGGATTACTGTAATTAGATGATTTGTTATACACATGATACTTGGATTCTATCTAAATTTTAAGGTAATAGCAAAATTAAATGCAACTAGATTGGGTCAGACTTTAGTGAGGTCAAATTCGGACAGCTATATGAAAACTCTCAACCTATATCTAACCCAATCAATACCGCTCAACTCATTGAAACCACATATCAATAGTTATGACTAGATGTGATTTATTTGATCTCTAGCCTAATCTATATTGCAGGGTCGATTGtttatttatcaaatctaatttgtctagttttgatttaaatttttgCAATTACTGGCTGTCCATtaacaaaataaattaaatagtaTTGCAAGAAGTTTAATtactgaaaaataagaaaatcttGACCAGGACTCCGACTaatctaaaatattataattcaaAAAAGTAATCTTTTCACACGAGTTGAGCGATATCGAAACTTTTTTAATCCATATTAGacaattaaaatttaagttaAGAAAAAATTTATCCGCACCTCGGACGACTAAAGAATCTTGAACTCGAACACAATCCTAGTTCTTGAATCTGACCAATTTTTGTTGCCCCAAATTTCTAGCATTTATTGTGTTGAGGCAAGAAAACATCGCAAggcattctcaaaaaaaaaaaaacaagttgtAATTTTGGCGGGAAAGAAAATTTCGTGCaaatccaccgttggatcattCATAGGTTGCTTTGAGATCCATACAGGCAGATGAATGATAGATTTGGATAGCTCTATGTGTCATCCAATGGGGGGATTTGCATGAAGGATGAGAAACCTTCTTTCACACTATagataaattcattatttttttttccaataagGTGGACAGGACATACAATTTTGGTGCAAATATGTCTAACAAAATTAGAGAATAAAATATCTTAAAGTGCAGTCAGAATAACTGACATTGTACTCTATAAGGTGCTCCGCTACAAAAGAGGTGATCCAGCACAAATATCTACACTTCCTCAAAACTCCTTGGAACGTTAAAACCTCACCCGCAACAAGTTGAAGTACACGATGTCCAAAGCCCCATGTTCGGCCTTCCACCTAAGCTGGCTCTCGCTTCAAAAGGAATAGCTCCCAAGACCATGAGAAACCCCCAGGATGTAAGTAGTCAAGTCATATACTCGGCGAGGTTGGTGGAACTATGGAACACTACAACAATTATGAGTTTTGCCGATTTTGTTTTTCCGACACTAAGGGAAAGCAACGAAAAAGTTTGGCCCAGCGCCAATCTTTGCCGATGCTTTTACCTGGCATCAGTAAATCTCCAAAAACGACGACGCTCTAAAGCATCGTTAAAACATTAAGAAACGACAACGCTTAACAGCATCgttagaaaacattaaacccccCAACCGCTCgcccggccccctctcctcattttctatcggtcgatgccctagcttCCCCGCTGCCGGCTTCTCAGTTCTCACCTTCATCACGAGCCCTAGCTTCCccgctgccatcgacctcgctccgtctgaggtaagcctcctcctcctcctcctcctttttgttttgttcttgtttttaacgctcgcttggccccctctcctcatactCTCTCAGTCGATACCCTAGCTGCGCGCCGACATCAAACTgatctcacctccatccctaGCCCCGTTCGGCGATCGAAGATCTCGCTTCTCTGCCGCCGTCGACCTCGtcgtcgtctgaggtaagcctcctcctcctcctcctccttgttttcttcttatttttaacGCTCGCCCGGCCCCCTCTTTGTTTTTGGCAACGAAACCCTAGCTGCGCGCCGacatctcacctccatcccgagccctagctactccgccgccgtcgacctcGCCGTCAAGTGAGGTAAGTATTTTATGCTTACTTTTCTTGTTTACATGCAAATATTTGATTTGTCAATATAGTATTCAT
It encodes:
- the LOC103702649 gene encoding dirigent protein 22-like, producing MAKLLLLLLLLTTTTTTTLLAEQPYSFIQSQKTAPKPRHEKLTHLHFFWHDVLNGPNPTAVPVAQAATTSTSSSSFGLVNVIDDPLTEGPEMASKLVGRAQGLYASAAQEGLGLLMAMNFAFMDGKYNGSTITILGRNEVFTAVREMPVIGGSGLFRLARGYVQAKTHNLDMKSGNAVVEYNCFVFHY
- the LOC103702650 gene encoding cytochrome b-c1 complex subunit 8-like, producing the protein MGKTPVRMKAVVYALSPFQQKVMSGLWKDLPGKIHQKVSENWLSATLLLSPVVGTYTYVQYYLEKEKLAHRY